The following are from one region of the Cloacibacterium sp. TD35 genome:
- a CDS encoding TrmH family RNA methyltransferase — MIIESLQNEKIKNLNRLITDNRFRKKSGVFVVEGKQENERALQFGFENIEFFICESIFGINHPEGKIHFVSSQVYEKLTYRGTSEGIIGIYKTKEFDLKNYQPKENSSVIVVESVEKPGNLGAILRSCEAFGIDALIVTDSRVDFYNPNVLRSSVGCFFGMNVFSATNEETLAFLQEKSFKIYTTFMDETAEDLYKKNFNEKSALFFGTEHSGLSDFWLHKGENILIPMSGTIDSLNLSNAVAITCYEILRQKLTK, encoded by the coding sequence ATGATTATCGAAAGCTTACAAAACGAAAAAATAAAAAACCTCAATAGACTAATTACTGACAATAGGTTTCGTAAGAAATCTGGTGTTTTTGTTGTAGAAGGGAAACAAGAAAACGAACGCGCTCTGCAGTTCGGTTTTGAAAATATAGAATTTTTTATTTGCGAATCTATTTTTGGCATCAATCATCCCGAAGGCAAAATACATTTTGTTTCTAGTCAAGTTTATGAAAAACTAACATACAGAGGAACTTCTGAAGGTATTATTGGCATTTACAAAACCAAAGAATTTGATTTAAAAAATTATCAGCCAAAAGAAAATTCTTCAGTTATTGTAGTAGAATCTGTAGAAAAACCAGGAAATCTAGGCGCAATTTTGAGAAGTTGTGAAGCTTTTGGAATAGATGCATTAATTGTTACCGATTCTAGAGTAGATTTTTATAACCCAAACGTTTTAAGAAGCAGCGTAGGTTGCTTTTTTGGGATGAACGTATTCTCTGCAACCAATGAAGAAACTTTAGCGTTTTTACAAGAGAAAAGTTTCAAAATATACACCACGTTTATGGATGAAACCGCCGAAGATCTATACAAGAAAAACTTCAATGAAAAATCCGCTTTATTTTTTGGAACGGAACATTCTGGCTTAAGTGATTTTTGGCTTCATAAAGGAGAAAACATACTCATTCCAATGTCTGGAACCATAGATTCCCTAAATCTAAGCAATGCAGTGGCTATTACTTGCTACGAAATACTGAGACAAAAACTCACCAAATAA
- a CDS encoding 5-formyltetrahydrofolate cyclo-ligase, with amino-acid sequence MLKKDLRKKYMDLRKTLSKDEVLSLSQKIFENFVLQFNVIENQKVHIFFPIEKLNEINTKIFINYFFGKNIQVFVPKMVGNKIISIQIKPDTVFLQNSWGILEPESNENESDAFDYVITPLLYCDASGNRIGYGKGFYDQFFAGINLDAKKIGVNYFSPSDSIDDISLQDVRLDYLVTPTEVLSFGFTSISTK; translated from the coding sequence ATGCTTAAAAAAGATTTACGTAAAAAATATATGGATTTGAGAAAGACCTTGTCGAAAGATGAGGTCTTGTCTTTATCTCAAAAAATATTTGAAAATTTCGTTTTACAATTTAATGTAATTGAAAATCAGAAAGTTCATATTTTTTTTCCAATTGAAAAATTGAACGAAATTAATACCAAAATCTTTATCAATTATTTTTTTGGAAAAAATATTCAGGTTTTTGTTCCAAAAATGGTTGGGAATAAAATTATTTCTATTCAGATTAAACCAGATACTGTTTTTTTGCAAAATTCATGGGGAATTCTAGAACCAGAATCTAATGAAAATGAATCTGATGCTTTTGATTATGTAATTACACCATTACTGTATTGTGATGCATCAGGAAATAGAATTGGCTACGGAAAAGGCTTTTATGACCAATTTTTTGCAGGGATTAATCTTGATGCAAAAAAAATCGGCGTGAATTATTTCTCGCCGAGTGATTCTATTGATGATATTTCCTTACAAGATGTAAGATTAGATTATTTGGTTACTCCTACAGAAGTGCTGTCTTTTGGTTTTACATCAATTTCTACAAAGTAA